The genomic interval CCGGCCAGCAGCGCCATCACCCGCTGCCCGGCGTGATGGAGCACATCGACCCGATCCGCACGCAGTTGCACAAAGAGATCAAAGGGGGTACTCGGCGCCTCCTGGCCATTGGCCTCCTGCGCCATGAAGCCACGGAACAGGGGCGGACGGGCGACAGGGTAGATAGCATCCCAACCTTCGGCGCCGACGGCGACCAGACCGCTGAAACCGGCGTCGGGGAAATCGGCACTCACCGCATCCCACAGAACCGGCAGCTTGGCCAGACGGGCCGCCAGCTCGGCACCGTCACCGGTGCGATTGAACATCAGATAGAGGGCATGCAGATTCGGCTCTGCGCAGATCCCGGCTTGGGCTTTCATTTCTCTCTCCAAAGACATTGGCTATGGGCGTGGCGCGATTATAAACCGGAACGGGGTCAATTCCTTGATTTCACATCACTATATAGGGTCAAACAACACCAGCGAATGGGGGGCCACAGTGACGCGCGCCCTCTCTCCCTCAAGGGGTTCCCCTATGCTGGCTTCCAGCTGCTGACCGGCACATTCCACCAACACCCGGCAGTGATGACCGAGGAACTGCTGCTCCCGCACCAGCAAGTCGCCGTCAGCGGCGGCCGTCAACACCAGCTGCTGGGGCCTGAGCATCAGCTGCAGCCGCTCTCCCGGGGCGCGGCCGTGTGGTTCATGGCCACAGATGACCCCGAGCGCTGTCTGCACGCAGTGGCTGTCCACCACCTCGGCCGCCAGATAGTTGACCCCGCCGAGAAACTCCGCCACGAAGCGGTTCTCGGGGCGGCGATAGAGCTGCTCCGGCTGCCCCACCTGCTCGATATGACCGGCCCGGAACAGTGCCAGCCGGTCGGCGAAGGCGAACGCCTCCTCCTTGCTGTGGCTGACGAAGATGGCGCCTATCCCCTGACGCTTGAGCAGGGCGCGGATCTCGAGGATCAACTTCATCCTCACCTGGGTGTCGATGTTGGAGAAGGGCTCGTCCAGCAGCATCAATCTGGGCTTGCAGACCAGGGCACGAGCGATGGCAACCCGCTGCTGCTGGCCACCGGAGAGCTGATGGGGATAGCGCTCCCCCAGCCCCTGCAGATTGACCAGGGTCAGCGCCTCCTCGATCTGCTGCTGGCGGCTATCGCGAGGCACCCGGGTCAGCCCGAAGCCGATGTTCTCGGCCACCGTCAGATGGGGGAAGAGGGCGTAATCCTGAAAGATCATGCCGATGTGGCGACGCTCAGGCGACACCGTCACGCCGGGCCCGTCCAGCAGGGTATCCCCGAGACGAATGCTGCCTTCCGCCAGCGGCAACAGGCCGGCGACGGCCTTGAGCAGCGTGGTCTTGCCACAGCCACTCGCTCCGAGCAGGCAGACGATCTCGTTGTCGGCCACCGTCAGGGAGAGCTGTTCCAGCACGTTCTGGCCGTTGTAACGGCAGCTTACCTTCTCTACTTGCAAGCAAGACACGACTCAGTTCCTCTCGTTTCGCAGCAGACCTAATGGCCCGGGCTGTCCAGACTGCGGTTGACCCAGATAAGCGGCACCAGCCCCACCAGCACTATGACGATGGCGCCGAGCGCCCCCCGCTCCAGCATCTCGTCCGAGACGAACTGGTAGACGTGGGTGGCCAGGGTCTCGAAGTTGAACGGCCGCAGCAGCAGGGCCGCGGGCAGCTCCTTCATGGATTCAATGAACACCAGCATGGCGCCGGCAAAGAGGCCGCGCCGTACCAGCGGCAGATGCACCCGCCGCAGCATGCCCCCCGTCCCCTGTCCCAGGGTGCGGGCCGCCATATCGAGGCTGGGGGAGATCTTGCCCATGCTGCTCTCCACCGAGCCGATGGCGATGGCCACGAAGCGCACCAGGTAGCCGAATACTATGGCGGTGAGGGTGCCGGTCAGCAGCAGACCGGGCCCCTGCATCCCGAGCCACTCGGCCAGATCGTTGAGGCCAAAATCCAGCGCCGTCAGCGGCACCAGTACCCCGATGGCGAGCACTGTACCCGGCATGGCATAGCCGGTGGCGGCGATGCGCAGGGGGAGCAGGCTGCGGGTGCCGCCATCGAGGCGGCGGAAGAAGCCGAGCAGCAGGGCGATGGCCATGGCGAGCAGGGCAGTCAGGGCCGAGATGAGCAGACTGTTGCCGGCGAAGCGCACGAACTCCGGCGTCCACGACAGTGCGAAATAGCGCACCCCGTAGTCCAGCAGAATCACAAACGGCAGGCCGAAACCGGCCAGCACCAGTCCCCAGCACCAGAGCCCGGCCAGCAGACGGCTGGCCCCCTTGAGGGGGTAGCGCAGGGGCTGCTCATGACCCATGGATTTCTGGAACACCTGCTGGCGCTGGCGGGAGCGGCGCTCCAGGGCGATGAGCAGCACCACCGCCAGCAACATCAGGCAGGAGAGACGGGCGGCGGTGGCCAGGCTGCCATAGCCGAGCCAGGTGTCGTAAATGGCCGTCGTCAGGGTGTTGATGGCAAAGAAGTGGACGGTGGCGAAGTCCGCCAATGTCTCCATGCCCACCAGCGACGCCCCCACCATGATGGCAGGACGGGCCAGGGGCAGGCTTAGGCGACGAAAGCTCTGCCAGGGGGTGCAGCCGAGCAAGCGGCTGGAGTGAATGAGGCTGACCGACTGCTCCAGAAAGGAGGCGCGCGCCAGCAGATAGACATAGGGGAAGAGCACCAGCGCCAGCACCCAGGCGGCACCGCCGAGAGAGCGGATGGCCGGGAACCAGTAATCGGTCGGGCCCTGCCAGTCAAACAGGGATCTCAGCCCCGCCTGCAGCGGGCCCGAGTAGTCGAGCAGGTCGGTATAGACATAAGCCACTATGTAGGAGGGCATGGCCATGGGCAGCATCAGCGCCCACTGCAGGGCGCGGCGCCCCGGCACCTGGCACATGGCGACCAGCCAGGCGGTGGGCACCCCGAACAGCAGGCTGAGCAGCACTACCCCCAGCACCAACCCTGAGGTGTTGCCAAGGTAATCGAGCAGCACCGTGTCGGCGAGGTGGCGAAACAGGTCTCCGTCTGCCGAGAAGGCAGAGAAGATGAGGGCAAGCACCGGCAAACCCAGCAGCAGGGCGGTGGCCCAGCTGCCGGCAATCCATCCAAAATTTTTCATGAGACCACAGCGATTGATGGGGCCTTAGGCCCCATCTGATTACAAGTCGAATTTCACTTCATCCAGCAGCTGCAAGGCGTCCTTGCGGTGCTTGGCATAGTCGCTGACCGGCATGGGGTCAGACTTGAAACTCCCCCAGGACTTGACCATGGCGGAAGGCTCGACCCCGGCCTTGACCGGATACTCGGCATTCACGTCCGCATACATGTGCTGGGCGGTGTCGCCAGAGAGGAACTCCATCAGCTTCTGGGCGGCTTCCTTGTTCTTGGCGTACTTGGTCATGGCCACACCGCTCACGTTGACGTGGGCACCGCGATCAGCCTGGTTCGGGAAGTTGATGTAAACCGCCTCGGCCCAGGATTTCTGCGCCGGATCTTTCAGCATGGCGCCCAGGTAGTAGCTGTTGCCGAGGGAGACATCACAGATGCCGTCCTTGATCGCCTTGACCTGATCCCGGTCGTTGCCTTGCGGCTTGCGCGCCAGGTTGGCCTTGACCCCTTCCAGCCAGGTCTTGGTGTCCGCCATGCCGTGATGGGCAATCATGGACGAAACCAGCGCCACATTGTACTCGTGCTTGCCGCTGCGGGTACAAATTTTTCCTTTGAATTCAGGCTTGACCAGATCTTCGTAGCGGATGGTGTCGAGCTTGCCGAGACGATCCTTGCTGGAGTAGATGGCGCGCACCCGGGTGGTCAGGGCAAACCAGCGGTTGTCCGGATCACGATAGATGGAGGGAATGTTCTCCTGCAGCGTCTTGCTGTCTACCGGCTGCACCAGATCCTTGTCCACCAGATCGGTCAGACGGCTGATGTCGACGGTCAGCATCAGATCCGCCGGGGAGAGCTTGCCTTCCCGCTCCAGGCGCTCGTTCAGCCCCTCTTTGGCAAACACCACATTGACCTTGATCCCGGTCTCTTTCTCGAACTGCTGGATGATGGGCTTGATCAGCTCATCCTGCCGATTGGAGTAGACATTCACTTCAGCGGCGGCAAAGGCCGACTGGGCAAGCAGCGAGGAGAACACCAGCGCCAACATCTTCATTTTCATCATCCATTCCTTGTCTGTGCATAAAGTGATAACTATTTTCGTTTGCATTCTGCATGAATCAGGATGAGAGGATCAAGGCGGTTTGCAGAGGTAAGGCCACATATTTAATCGGCGCCAAAACAAAAAGACCGGATGGAATCCCACCCAGTCTCTCCATGATCACGCATTCTCTTTTGCTATCGGTCCGGCAGGGCCTGAGCGCTCAACCCGGTCGGCTCAGTGGCCGGAGTCCTAGCACGGCATCACAGCGCCTCGTCGTCGCTCTCGCCGGTACGGATGCGCACTGCCTGCAGCAGGTCATAGACGAAGATCTTGCCGTCCCCTATCTTGCCGGTATAAGCCGCCTTGCAGATGGCCTCGATCACCCCTTCCACGTTTTCGTCGGCGGTGGCGATCTCCAGCTTTACCTTCGGCAGGAAGTCGACCTGGTACTCGGCCCCCCGGTATAATTCGGTGTGCCCCTTCTGGCGACCGAAGCCCTTGACCTCGGACACGGTCAGACCCTCGACGCCCAGGTTGGCGATGGCCTCGCGCACGTCGTCCAACTTGAAAGGTTTGATAATCGCAGTAATCAGCTTCATCTGGTTGCTCCCAATCCATGGTATGTCATGAATGGGTCATCAATTCTTGTGCCAAGTATTTTTATTGTTTATTTTCATAAAGATAGACATTAACCCTTGAGCCGTTTCGGCTCAGGATCACCAAGGAAGCGCATCTCGCCCCATAATGAGGCACCAAGCTGCACCAGACTCCCTTGATGCACCAAATGAGAGCATCACCCCATGTTAGTCATCTCCAACAGCGTGATCATTCCCTGGCATGAGCTGCAGTTTCAGACCATGCGCGCCCAGGGTGCCGGGGGCCAGCACGTCAACAAGACGGACTCCGCCGTCTGGCTGCGCTTCGATTACCGCGACTCCCCCAGCCTGCCGGATCTCTACAAGGAGGGGCTGGAGAAACTGAGCGACAGCCGGGTCCACGATGGTTTCATCCAGATCAGGGTCGAGACCCACCGCAGCCAGGACATGAACCGCAAGGAGGCCATGAGCCGCCTGACCGAGCTGCTGAAAAAGGCCGCCTGGCGCCCCAAGGCCCGCCATGCCACCAAGCCGACCCGCAGCTCCCAGCGCAAGCGGGTCGACGCCAAGAAGCGCAAGGGCGAGATCAAGTCGGCCCGTGGCAAGCCCGGGATGGAGTGAGCCGTTCAGGCCGAGGAAGAGAGATCCATGAGATACAGTTTTTGTGACAGCGCCCAGGGCCCCCTGCTGGTCGCCATCGATCAGGATGGCCTGCGCTTCGTGGAGTTCCTGCAGGGGGAGCAGCCGGTCACCCCGACAGCGGAATGGCAGCGGGACGATGTGGCCCTGGCCCCCTACCTCGAGCAGTTCGAGGCCTACTTTGCCGGCCGTCTGCGCCGCTTCACACTGCCGCTCGCCGCCAGAGGCACCCCCTTCCAGCAATCGGTGTGGCACGCCCTGTGCGACATCCCCTACGGCGAGACCATCAGCTATCTCGAGATAGCCCAGGCCATCGGCAACCCCAAGGCGGTACGGGCCGTTGGGGCGGCCAACGGCCGCAATCCGCTCAGCATCATAGTGCCCTGCCACAGGGTGATAGGCAGCAGCGGCGCACTGACGGGATACGCCGGCGGCATTCCCATCAAGCGCTGGCTGCTGGCATTGGAGCAACAGACTGTCGACAACTTCACGCTGACTCCCTGACCCCTGGTTAGCCGGCAGCATCCCGTTCACAACGCTGGCTGCTGGCACTGAAGCTGGGGAAAAGAGGCTTCGAACCGACGCTACCGGGCGTTTAGCAAAATGAACATAGTATGAAGAATCGCCTCAGAAGGGCTTCAGACAGGGTCAGGCATCATGGCTTCACACTTGGATGGCACGGCTCATCCCTCATTCAAGTGGCACCCATGTGACGCTTCCAATCTGTCTTTTTTCCCCGCGCCTCCTCTGAGGCGCTTTTTTTTTGCCCGAACGCAGCCACAAGAAAGCCCGCCGAAGCGGGCTTTTATCTGAAAGTGCGAGTCTCGAGGCCACTCAGAGGGCGAGGAACAGACCCGCGAGTGAAGCGCTCATCAGGTTTGCCAGCACCCCCGCCAGGATGGCACGCATGCCGTAACGGGCGATGAAGGACTTGCGCTCCGGCACCATGGCCCCCAGGCCGCCGATAAGGATCGCCATGGAGGAGATGTTGGCGAAACCGCACAGGGCGAAGGTGACTATAGCCTTGCTCGACTCGTTCAGGGTCTGATCCTGTACCAGGGCGATGAAGGCGACGAACTCGTTGATGACAATCTTGGTGCCGATAAGCGCCCCAGCTGCCTGAGCCTG from Aeromonas rivipollensis carries:
- a CDS encoding ABC transporter ATP-binding protein, with amino-acid sequence MSCLQVEKVSCRYNGQNVLEQLSLTVADNEIVCLLGASGCGKTTLLKAVAGLLPLAEGSIRLGDTLLDGPGVTVSPERRHIGMIFQDYALFPHLTVAENIGFGLTRVPRDSRQQQIEEALTLVNLQGLGERYPHQLSGGQQQRVAIARALVCKPRLMLLDEPFSNIDTQVRMKLILEIRALLKRQGIGAIFVSHSKEEAFAFADRLALFRAGHIEQVGQPEQLYRRPENRFVAEFLGGVNYLAAEVVDSHCVQTALGVICGHEPHGRAPGERLQLMLRPQQLVLTAAADGDLLVREQQFLGHHCRVLVECAGQQLEASIGEPLEGERARVTVAPHSLVLFDPI
- a CDS encoding iron ABC transporter permease codes for the protein MKNFGWIAGSWATALLLGLPVLALIFSAFSADGDLFRHLADTVLLDYLGNTSGLVLGVVLLSLLFGVPTAWLVAMCQVPGRRALQWALMLPMAMPSYIVAYVYTDLLDYSGPLQAGLRSLFDWQGPTDYWFPAIRSLGGAAWVLALVLFPYVYLLARASFLEQSVSLIHSSRLLGCTPWQSFRRLSLPLARPAIMVGASLVGMETLADFATVHFFAINTLTTAIYDTWLGYGSLATAARLSCLMLLAVVLLIALERRSRQRQQVFQKSMGHEQPLRYPLKGASRLLAGLWCWGLVLAGFGLPFVILLDYGVRYFALSWTPEFVRFAGNSLLISALTALLAMAIALLLGFFRRLDGGTRSLLPLRIAATGYAMPGTVLAIGVLVPLTALDFGLNDLAEWLGMQGPGLLLTGTLTAIVFGYLVRFVAIAIGSVESSMGKISPSLDMAARTLGQGTGGMLRRVHLPLVRRGLFAGAMLVFIESMKELPAALLLRPFNFETLATHVYQFVSDEMLERGALGAIVIVLVGLVPLIWVNRSLDSPGH
- a CDS encoding extracellular solute-binding protein codes for the protein MKMKMLALVFSSLLAQSAFAAAEVNVYSNRQDELIKPIIQQFEKETGIKVNVVFAKEGLNERLEREGKLSPADLMLTVDISRLTDLVDKDLVQPVDSKTLQENIPSIYRDPDNRWFALTTRVRAIYSSKDRLGKLDTIRYEDLVKPEFKGKICTRSGKHEYNVALVSSMIAHHGMADTKTWLEGVKANLARKPQGNDRDQVKAIKDGICDVSLGNSYYLGAMLKDPAQKSWAEAVYINFPNQADRGAHVNVSGVAMTKYAKNKEAAQKLMEFLSGDTAQHMYADVNAEYPVKAGVEPSAMVKSWGSFKSDPMPVSDYAKHRKDALQLLDEVKFDL
- the glnK gene encoding P-II family nitrogen regulator, yielding MKLITAIIKPFKLDDVREAIANLGVEGLTVSEVKGFGRQKGHTELYRGAEYQVDFLPKVKLEIATADENVEGVIEAICKAAYTGKIGDGKIFVYDLLQAVRIRTGESDDEAL
- the arfB gene encoding alternative ribosome rescue aminoacyl-tRNA hydrolase ArfB; this translates as MLVISNSVIIPWHELQFQTMRAQGAGGQHVNKTDSAVWLRFDYRDSPSLPDLYKEGLEKLSDSRVHDGFIQIRVETHRSQDMNRKEAMSRLTELLKKAAWRPKARHATKPTRSSQRKRVDAKKRKGEIKSARGKPGME
- a CDS encoding methylated-DNA--[protein]-cysteine S-methyltransferase, translated to MRYSFCDSAQGPLLVAIDQDGLRFVEFLQGEQPVTPTAEWQRDDVALAPYLEQFEAYFAGRLRRFTLPLAARGTPFQQSVWHALCDIPYGETISYLEIAQAIGNPKAVRAVGAANGRNPLSIIVPCHRVIGSSGALTGYAGGIPIKRWLLALEQQTVDNFTLTP